A stretch of Deltaproteobacteria bacterium DNA encodes these proteins:
- a CDS encoding DoxX family protein: MTIESTPARTSKALHIGLWVVQILLGVTFVGTALWKALTPIPKLASMIPWAGQVSPAFLYFTALVDFLGGLGLVLPAATRIKPVLTPVAALGCAALQLAAIVFHTSRGEVANTPFNYLLVALSVFVFWGRQFRAPIAPRQ; this comes from the coding sequence ATGACCATCGAATCCACCCCGGCCCGCACATCGAAGGCACTCCACATCGGCCTCTGGGTCGTCCAGATCCTGCTGGGCGTGACCTTCGTCGGCACCGCACTCTGGAAGGCGCTCACGCCCATTCCGAAGTTGGCGTCGATGATTCCCTGGGCCGGCCAGGTGTCGCCCGCGTTTTTGTACTTTACGGCGCTCGTCGATTTTCTCGGCGGTCTGGGGCTGGTGCTGCCGGCGGCCACGCGCATCAAGCCGGTGCTCACGCCGGTCGCCGCGCTGGGCTGCGCCGCACTGCAGCTCGCCGCGATCGTCTTTCACACCTCGCGCGGCGAAGTTGCGAATACGCCTTTTAACTATCTGCTCGTCGCGCTGTCGGTCTTCGTCTTCTGGGGCCGGCAGTTCAGGGCGCCGATCGCGCCGCGGCAATGA